One region of Girardinichthys multiradiatus isolate DD_20200921_A chromosome 1, DD_fGirMul_XY1, whole genome shotgun sequence genomic DNA includes:
- the nppal gene encoding natriuretic peptide A-like yields MHPNISVCWFSLLLVNFIGAKPISDIQSLKQLLEDEIDNMPFSSEVAGLGESDSSDKSVLGAPEQQEQQLWSSSNLHNSALVAKDKALVRFLKDFLRTSKRSWSRYKKGGLRSCFGVRLERIGSFSGLGC; encoded by the exons ATGCACCCAAATATCTCAGTTTGTTGGTTTTCTCTGCTGCTGGTTAATTTCATAGGAGCTAAACCCATTTCTGACATACAG AGTTTGAAGCAGCTTTTAGAAGATGAGATCGACAACATGCCTTTCTCCTCTGAGGTGGCAGGGTTGGGAGAGAGTGACAGCTCAGACAAGTCTGTGCTTGGAGCTCCAGagcagcaggagcagcagcTGTGGAGCTCATCCAACCTTCACAACTCTGCGCTGGTGGCTAAAGACAAGGCGCTGGTGCGTTTTCTCAAAGATTTCCTGAGGACGTCCAAGCGTTCATGGAGCCGGTACAAGAAGGGGGGCCTGAGGAGCTGCTTCGGGGTCCGTTTAGAGAGGATTGGCTCCTTCAGTGGACTGGGATGCTGA